In Cystobacter fuscus DSM 2262, the genomic window CGCGCTCGCGCAGCCTCCAGGGCTTCTCCCCCGCGGAAACGGCCACCTTCATCTTCAGCTTCAAGCAGCCGCTGTTCGACTGGCTGCGCCGCGCGTCCGTCAGCCAGCCGCATCAGGTGGCCGAGGACATGTGGAGCGCCACTCAGCTGCTGGACAAGCTCGGCCTGTTCACCACCGAGGTGCACCAGCGCACGCGCGAGGAAGTCATCATGCGCCAGCAGCAGGAGATGCTGGAGCTGTCCACGCCCGTGGTGCAGCTGTGGGATCGCATCGTGGCCCTGCCGCTCATCGGCACGCTGGACAGCGGGCGCACCCAGACGGTGATGGAGACGCTGCTGCAGCGCATCGTCGAGACGGGCGCGGAGATCGCCATCGTCGACATCACCGGCGTGCCCACCGTGGACACGCTCACCGCGCAGCACCTCATCAAGACCGTCACCGCCACGCGCCTCATGGGCGCCGAGTGCGTCATCAGCGGCATCCGTCCGCAGATCGCCCAGACCATCGTCCACCTGGGTGTGGACCTGTCTGGCGTGGTGACCAAGTCGAGCCTCGCGGGAGCCTTCCGCTGGGCCCTGCGGCGCCTCAACCAGAACGCCCCCGGCTCCCAGGCCCCGGGCAAGGTCTAGCGGGGGCCCCAGCTCATGGAGCGTATTTCCATCCTCCGCATGGGGCAGGTGCTGATCGTCACCATCCAGATGGACATGCACGATCAGGTCGCCGTCAACCTCCAGGACGACCTGACGTCGAAGATCGTCGAGACGGGCGCTCGCGGCGTGCTCATCGACATCTCCTCGCTCGAGGTGGTGGACTCCTTCATCGGCCGCATCCTGGGCAACATCGCGACCATGTCGCGGGTGCT contains:
- a CDS encoding STAS domain-containing protein — translated: MTTRIHEILKNHSSELLTEWFANLSNSGVRRDALMKEGELREQCAEFLRLLTQLSQHGNLTDFNSSVFTPIRELLERLSRSRSLQGFSPAETATFIFSFKQPLFDWLRRASVSQPHQVAEDMWSATQLLDKLGLFTTEVHQRTREEVIMRQQQEMLELSTPVVQLWDRIVALPLIGTLDSGRTQTVMETLLQRIVETGAEIAIVDITGVPTVDTLTAQHLIKTVTATRLMGAECVISGIRPQIAQTIVHLGVDLSGVVTKSSLAGAFRWALRRLNQNAPGSQAPGKV
- a CDS encoding STAS domain-containing protein, giving the protein MERISILRMGQVLIVTIQMDMHDQVAVNLQDDLTSKIVETGARGVLIDISSLEVVDSFIGRILGNIATMSRVLDAQTVVVGMQPAVAITLVELGMSLPGIRTALNIEKGMALLRASLEEDEARIEVSDDYLEE